In Thermodesulfobacteriota bacterium, the following are encoded in one genomic region:
- the pheT gene encoding phenylalanine--tRNA ligase subunit beta, whose amino-acid sequence MIISLNWLKEYVDFSVSPEELADRLTMSGLEVESIEYVGKALEDVVVAEILDMGKHPDADKLSLCRVSDGGAEYPIVCGASNMKTGDKVALARTGTVLPPGPKFPEGITIKKAKIRGQVSEGMLCAENELGLGIESDGIMILPPGAVPGTRLIDELGINDVLLEIGITPNRPDCLSVVGTAREAAAVLSGTAGYPDTSVKESGSPVGDYVSVEIKSPESCPRYTCRVISGVKIGPSPRWMKTRLESSGIRSINNVVDVTNYVLLELGQPLHAFDYDLVRGKKIVVRQAGDGETITTLDGVERKLSADDLLICDGEGPVALAGVMGGADTEVTGGTTSILLESAYFSPDTVRKTSRKTGLKSESSYRFERGVDPEGVVKALDRAAGLIAGLAGGEVAAGRIDENPVIIEPAVVSVTASRVNAILGTDISEEEIISIQKRLGLELLSSENGVLAFRVPTYRVDLTREIDVIEETARLYGYNNVPVTLPAVAMKTELPGGGRAVQAKFREVFTANGFYEAINYSFEDEELLGLFSPEKALPILNPISKDGAVMRTSLTAGLVKNVLLNLSRQESDIRIFETGKIYIPSSGDKLPKETSKLAAAATGRKQPELWDREEFDFFDLKAVLEKALGALHAQEGASFRAAPEIAFLHPGKSAEIVIDGEVVGYAGELHPGLRERLDLTRRVYVAEMDLDAAARLTAGKKGEFRPLPKFPSVRRDIALVVDQGVSAGSIIDEIRSMGSGLIEDARIFDVFTGGTVQEGKKSVAVSLHLRAADKTLTEEEINKIQDKALKKLRLALGAELRTI is encoded by the coding sequence ATGATAATATCCCTCAATTGGCTTAAGGAGTATGTCGATTTCTCCGTCTCTCCGGAGGAGCTCGCCGACAGGCTGACCATGTCCGGGCTCGAAGTGGAATCGATAGAATACGTGGGCAAAGCCCTCGAAGACGTGGTCGTCGCCGAGATACTCGATATGGGTAAGCACCCGGACGCCGACAAGCTCTCCCTCTGCAGGGTTTCGGACGGCGGGGCCGAATATCCGATCGTCTGCGGGGCGAGCAACATGAAAACGGGCGACAAGGTCGCGCTGGCGAGGACGGGCACGGTCCTCCCGCCGGGGCCGAAATTTCCCGAGGGAATCACCATCAAAAAAGCGAAGATAAGAGGGCAGGTCTCCGAAGGCATGCTCTGCGCCGAGAACGAGCTCGGGCTGGGAATAGAATCGGACGGCATCATGATTCTTCCGCCCGGCGCGGTTCCGGGGACGCGGCTCATAGACGAACTAGGCATTAACGACGTCCTCCTTGAAATAGGCATAACCCCCAACCGTCCCGACTGCCTCAGCGTGGTCGGGACGGCCAGGGAGGCAGCCGCCGTGCTTTCCGGCACGGCAGGGTATCCCGATACGTCGGTGAAGGAGTCGGGGAGCCCCGTCGGCGACTACGTATCCGTCGAGATAAAATCGCCCGAGAGCTGCCCCAGGTACACCTGCCGAGTGATAAGCGGCGTAAAGATAGGCCCGTCGCCCCGGTGGATGAAGACGCGGCTCGAATCGTCGGGGATAAGGTCCATCAATAACGTCGTGGACGTTACGAACTACGTCCTCCTCGAATTAGGCCAGCCGCTCCATGCGTTCGATTACGACCTCGTCCGGGGGAAGAAGATAGTCGTGAGGCAGGCCGGGGACGGCGAGACGATCACGACCCTCGACGGCGTCGAAAGGAAGCTCTCCGCCGACGACCTTCTCATCTGCGACGGCGAAGGGCCCGTTGCGCTCGCGGGCGTCATGGGCGGGGCGGATACCGAGGTCACCGGGGGGACGACGAGCATACTCCTCGAAAGCGCCTATTTCAGCCCCGATACCGTAAGAAAAACGTCCAGGAAAACCGGGCTCAAATCCGAATCCTCCTACCGGTTCGAAAGGGGCGTCGATCCCGAGGGCGTCGTAAAGGCGCTCGACAGGGCGGCGGGGCTCATCGCCGGGCTCGCCGGGGGCGAAGTAGCCGCCGGCAGGATAGACGAGAACCCCGTCATAATCGAGCCCGCGGTCGTGAGCGTCACGGCTTCGCGCGTGAACGCCATACTCGGCACCGACATAAGCGAAGAAGAAATAATATCGATACAGAAGAGGCTCGGGCTCGAGCTTCTGTCGTCGGAGAACGGGGTTCTTGCTTTTAGAGTGCCGACGTACAGGGTGGACCTCACCCGCGAAATAGACGTCATAGAAGAGACGGCCAGGCTTTACGGCTATAACAACGTGCCCGTCACGCTCCCGGCCGTCGCCATGAAGACGGAGCTCCCGGGCGGCGGAAGGGCCGTACAGGCTAAATTCAGGGAAGTATTCACGGCGAACGGTTTCTACGAGGCGATAAATTACAGCTTCGAGGACGAAGAGCTTCTCGGGCTCTTCAGCCCCGAAAAGGCGCTCCCGATACTGAACCCGATAAGCAAGGACGGGGCCGTCATGAGGACGAGCCTTACGGCCGGACTCGTAAAGAACGTGCTACTTAACCTGAGCAGGCAGGAGAGCGACATAAGGATCTTCGAGACGGGGAAGATTTATATCCCCTCGTCGGGAGATAAGCTTCCGAAAGAGACCAGCAAACTGGCTGCGGCCGCAACCGGAAGGAAACAGCCTGAGCTCTGGGACAGGGAGGAATTCGATTTCTTCGATTTAAAGGCGGTGCTCGAAAAAGCGCTCGGCGCGCTCCACGCGCAGGAAGGCGCTTCGTTCAGAGCGGCGCCTGAAATCGCATTCCTCCATCCCGGAAAGTCCGCCGAGATCGTCATAGACGGCGAGGTCGTCGGCTACGCCGGCGAGCTTCACCCCGGGTTAAGAGAAAGGCTCGATCTCACGAGGAGGGTGTACGTCGCCGAGATGGACCTCGACGCCGCCGCACGTCTCACGGCGGGGAAGAAGGGCGAATTCAGGCCGCTTCCGAAATTCCCGTCCGTAAGGCGCGACATCGCGCTCGTAGTGGACCAGGGCGTTTCCGCAGGGAGTATAATTGACGAGATAAGGTCCATGGGCTCGGGCCTTATAGAGGACGCCCGGATATTCGACGTATTCACGGGCGGTACGGTGCAGGAAGGGAAGAAGAGCGTCGCCGTTTCGCTCCACCTGAGGGCCGCGGACAAAACGCTCACGGAAGAGGAAATCAACAAAATTCAGGACAAGGCGCTTAAGAAACTTCGATTGGCTCTGGGTGCCGAATTACGTACAATATAG
- a CDS encoding integration host factor subunit alpha codes for MTKKELADVIHTRIGLSKRESAEIVEFFFEIAKERLSKGEGIKLPRFGSFRVQNRKARKGRNPATGETIEIAERKAVVFKPSRFLRDAIDKQTA; via the coding sequence ATGACTAAAAAAGAGCTGGCAGACGTAATACACACCAGAATCGGTCTCTCGAAGAGGGAGTCCGCGGAAATAGTAGAATTCTTTTTCGAAATAGCCAAGGAGAGGCTAAGCAAGGGCGAGGGCATAAAGCTCCCCCGGTTCGGCAGCTTCCGTGTCCAGAACCGCAAGGCCAGGAAGGGCCGCAACCCCGCAACGGGCGAAACTATAGAAATCGCCGAGAGGAAGGCGGTCGTGTTCAAGCCCAGCAGGTTCCTCCGCGACGCCATAGACAAGCAGACAGCATGA
- a CDS encoding DUF502 domain-containing protein: MKHIYSFFRNNILAGILVTAPFGLTLFILFKLGTWIVGLVSAIPGRVLGGPYADLPKGVYEALLFCTGLLGTLLIVLIVGALARNILGSKLVGLGEAVITRIPLARTIYTATKQVIETVFMGKGIKDIKRVALLEFPRKGMYSIGFITGNLESGTPLNRSERNLVGIFVPTTPNPTTGYYVMLPEEDVKELHISIEDAFRIIMSGGLAANTSENALPGTKNNREV, encoded by the coding sequence ATGAAGCATATCTATAGTTTTTTCAGGAATAATATCCTGGCCGGGATACTGGTCACCGCACCGTTCGGCCTCACACTATTCATACTATTCAAGCTCGGCACGTGGATCGTCGGCCTCGTAAGCGCAATACCCGGAAGGGTTTTGGGCGGCCCGTATGCAGACCTTCCAAAAGGCGTTTACGAAGCCCTTCTCTTCTGCACGGGGCTCTTGGGGACGCTCCTCATCGTCCTTATAGTCGGGGCCCTGGCCAGGAACATACTGGGCAGCAAGCTCGTCGGCCTGGGCGAAGCCGTCATAACGCGTATCCCCCTCGCGCGGACCATATACACCGCGACGAAGCAGGTAATAGAAACCGTCTTCATGGGGAAAGGGATCAAGGATATAAAGAGGGTCGCCCTCCTGGAGTTTCCGAGGAAGGGCATGTACTCGATAGGCTTTATCACGGGAAACCTCGAAAGCGGTACGCCCCTTAACCGGTCCGAAAGGAATCTCGTAGGCATATTCGTGCCTACGACGCCTAACCCGACCACGGGATATTACGTCATGCTGCCGGAAGAGGACGTAAAAGAGCTTCATATAAGCATAGAAGACGCATTCAGGATAATAATGTCGGGCGGACTCGCCGCCAATACATCGGAAAATGCTCTCCCGGGCACGAAAAACAATCGAGAAGTATGA
- the tilS gene encoding tRNA lysidine(34) synthetase TilS — MLRPGDSVVVGLSGGADSVSLLHALHELKAYKLTLVAAHLNHGIRGKEAARDAEFSRGVAESLGVEFELGEADAPAQKKKSRLSLEDAARVLRYEFFESVRKKHGAARIATAHTLDDQAETVLMRLLRGSGTRGLSGIPPVSGKYIVRPLIETDRAAIEGYLKSRGIEWIDDSTNLERDYLRNRIRLDLLPGLSEYNPKIKETLARTADILRLEEDFISREAEKGFRRVFNRERGELTGDLAKYTRLHGAVRVAVLMRALTETRENLKNVSSIHLSAADAFLTSMATSGESVFPGGSVIVKGHGSFIVTTKDELARGFAHEIPTPGKWTFDELEVEVEEVPAAGLEEDREDVVYLDPGAVRFPVEVRSFKPGDRFVPLGMKSRKKVKDFFIDRKVPAFVRKRVPIFLSAGEIVWIGGMRIDERAKVKGKPEKALKLTLVRPRF; from the coding sequence ATGCTCCGGCCGGGAGACAGTGTCGTCGTCGGCCTTTCCGGCGGCGCGGACTCGGTATCCCTGCTGCACGCTCTTCACGAGCTCAAGGCATACAAGCTCACTCTGGTAGCCGCGCACCTTAACCACGGCATACGCGGGAAGGAAGCCGCGCGCGACGCTGAATTCAGCCGGGGCGTGGCGGAATCCCTCGGCGTGGAATTCGAGCTCGGCGAGGCGGACGCGCCGGCGCAGAAAAAGAAGTCCCGGCTCTCTCTCGAAGACGCGGCCAGGGTGCTGAGGTACGAATTTTTCGAGAGCGTGCGGAAAAAGCACGGGGCGGCCAGGATCGCTACGGCCCACACCCTCGACGACCAGGCCGAAACAGTCCTCATGCGGCTCCTTCGCGGGAGCGGGACGCGGGGGCTTTCGGGCATCCCTCCCGTATCGGGAAAATATATCGTGAGGCCGCTTATCGAGACGGACCGCGCGGCCATAGAGGGCTACCTTAAGTCCCGCGGGATCGAATGGATAGACGATTCGACGAACCTGGAGAGGGATTATTTGAGGAACAGGATAAGGCTCGACCTCCTGCCGGGTCTTTCGGAATATAACCCGAAGATAAAGGAAACCCTCGCACGGACGGCGGATATACTGCGCCTCGAAGAGGATTTTATTTCCCGCGAGGCCGAAAAGGGATTCCGGAGGGTTTTTAATCGCGAGCGGGGAGAGCTCACGGGAGACCTCGCCAAATACACCCGTCTCCATGGGGCCGTGAGAGTCGCCGTTCTTATGCGTGCGCTCACCGAAACGAGGGAGAATCTCAAGAATGTGTCGTCGATCCACCTCTCCGCGGCGGACGCCTTCCTGACATCGATGGCAACGTCCGGAGAGTCCGTATTTCCTGGGGGAAGCGTCATTGTGAAGGGACACGGGTCCTTCATCGTGACGACGAAGGACGAGTTGGCCCGCGGGTTTGCGCATGAGATTCCCACGCCGGGAAAATGGACCTTCGACGAGCTCGAAGTCGAGGTGGAAGAGGTCCCGGCAGCGGGGCTCGAAGAGGATAGAGAGGACGTCGTTTATCTCGACCCGGGGGCCGTAAGGTTTCCGGTAGAGGTAAGGAGCTTTAAACCCGGGGACAGGTTCGTCCCGCTCGGCATGAAAAGCCGGAAGAAGGTGAAGGACTTTTTCATCGACAGGAAAGTCCCGGCCTTCGTGCGGAAGCGCGTTCCGATATTCCTTTCCGCGGGAGAGATAGTCTGGATAGGCGGGATGAGGATCGACGAGCGGGCGAAGGTAAAAGGCAAGCCGGAGAAGGCTTTGAAGCTGACCCTCGTAAGGCCGCGGTTCTAG
- a CDS encoding ROK family protein, whose translation MGKTVIGMDIGGTNLRGALVTPEGRILRQLRIASDADDGIDAVVENIAGLVNELGGEGGVSGVGIGIAGVIDSKTGVITQAPNIANVVNYPIRDNLAKKLGPGTNVIVENDANCAALGEWWIGAGKDAASLVMITLGTGVGGGIILDGRLWTGADGMGGEVGHMTVYPDGALCNCGNHGCLESYASATAVRRMVREALAEPGVKTVLRDMIPGSDPDDIPEVVMSAALKGDAASIDIWERFGVALGIGMASLVNILNVEMIVLGGGVARAWDMFIGPARAELKKRGLRAPAERVVIERAGLNGDEGILGAAYLALGGR comes from the coding sequence ATGGGAAAGACCGTAATAGGAATGGACATCGGAGGGACTAACCTCCGGGGCGCTCTCGTCACCCCGGAGGGCCGTATACTGAGGCAGCTCAGGATCGCGTCCGACGCGGACGACGGTATCGACGCCGTGGTCGAGAACATCGCGGGCCTTGTAAACGAGCTGGGCGGCGAAGGCGGCGTCTCGGGGGTCGGCATAGGCATAGCGGGGGTTATAGACTCAAAAACCGGCGTCATCACGCAGGCCCCCAATATCGCGAACGTCGTCAACTATCCCATACGGGATAACCTCGCCAAAAAACTCGGCCCGGGGACCAACGTTATCGTGGAAAACGACGCCAACTGCGCGGCACTGGGCGAATGGTGGATCGGCGCGGGGAAGGACGCCGCGTCACTCGTCATGATAACGCTCGGCACCGGGGTCGGCGGCGGAATCATCCTCGACGGGAGGTTATGGACGGGAGCCGACGGCATGGGGGGAGAGGTCGGACACATGACCGTCTACCCGGACGGCGCCCTCTGTAACTGCGGGAACCATGGCTGCCTCGAAAGCTACGCCTCGGCGACGGCTGTGAGAAGGATGGTGAGGGAGGCGCTCGCGGAGCCGGGCGTGAAAACCGTCCTCAGGGATATGATCCCCGGGTCTGACCCCGACGACATTCCGGAGGTCGTCATGAGCGCCGCTCTCAAGGGCGACGCGGCCTCTATCGATATTTGGGAGCGGTTCGGCGTCGCGCTCGGAATAGGCATGGCGAGCCTCGTCAATATCCTCAACGTCGAGATGATAGTCCTCGGCGGCGGGGTAGCCCGGGCGTGGGACATGTTCATAGGGCCCGCACGCGCCGAGCTGAAAAAACGCGGCCTGAGAGCCCCGGCCGAGAGGGTCGTGATCGAAAGGGCCGGGCTCAACGGCGACGAAGGCATACTGGGGGCGGCATACCTCGCCCTCGGCGGGCGGTGA
- a CDS encoding sucrase ferredoxin, translating to MSKDKKKGGLGLCAVDSLGAGEPLYGTAAEASGWILIEYRGRWSGDAYKDSSIPKAAREKLKKIGKAVKGSRLQVVSQNGRGDEGISLFISRASDTDARLYEINLGSYEDLPLLDVDSVFEGDKYERKEPLVIVCTNGERDTCCGKFGKPVYLEAAAGPHGRNVWQTNHIGGHRFAATFVCLPHGICYGRVREGKKADDVIDKYVRGEIDLGSLRGRSCYSAEAQAAEYFLRTETGRTGLSEFTLKREKKTNDGIDVDFISPGTGEAYRVNVLKSKRVAKVLKNCGDGKRDWVSGFINGGVSIIPAAGKA from the coding sequence TTGAGCAAGGATAAAAAAAAGGGCGGGCTCGGGCTGTGCGCCGTGGATTCGCTCGGCGCCGGCGAGCCGCTCTACGGCACGGCGGCCGAGGCGAGCGGATGGATACTCATAGAGTACAGGGGCAGATGGTCCGGCGACGCGTACAAGGACAGCTCCATACCGAAGGCCGCCAGAGAGAAGCTGAAGAAGATCGGGAAGGCAGTCAAGGGCTCGCGCCTTCAGGTCGTGAGCCAAAACGGGCGTGGGGACGAAGGCATAAGCCTCTTCATCTCGCGCGCGTCGGATACGGACGCCAGGCTCTACGAGATAAACCTCGGCTCGTACGAAGACCTCCCTCTGCTGGACGTGGACTCCGTGTTCGAGGGCGATAAATACGAGAGGAAAGAGCCCCTCGTAATCGTATGCACGAACGGCGAGCGCGACACGTGCTGCGGGAAATTCGGGAAGCCCGTATACCTCGAAGCCGCCGCCGGCCCCCACGGGCGGAACGTGTGGCAGACTAACCACATCGGAGGGCACAGGTTCGCCGCCACGTTCGTCTGCCTCCCGCACGGCATTTGCTACGGTAGGGTGAGGGAAGGTAAAAAGGCGGACGACGTAATAGACAAGTACGTGCGCGGCGAGATAGACCTCGGCAGCCTTCGCGGACGCTCCTGCTACAGCGCGGAGGCCCAGGCGGCGGAATACTTCCTCAGGACGGAAACGGGCAGGACAGGGCTTTCGGAATTTACGCTCAAGCGCGAGAAGAAAACCAATGACGGTATCGACGTCGATTTCATATCCCCGGGCACGGGCGAGGCGTACAGGGTGAACGTCCTCAAGTCGAAGCGGGTTGCAAAGGTTCTCAAGAATTGCGGCGACGGCAAAAGAGACTGGGTATCGGGGTTTATAAACGGAGGCGTGAGCATAATACCGGCGGCGGGGAAAGCATGA
- a CDS encoding phosphotransferase, translating into MTTQTGIKNPLHVNEITAEWLTLILREGGSIGKSRVTGFRILPLGGVEGFMSSVVKAVPAYDVKEEGAPGSLVIKIEPESESYRQAGEELHAFTREIMFYRDVAPGVSMRLPRIYGSVMEPPAYAIVMEDLSALRPGDQIRGISEKEALGITADIGKLHARYWGSPELDGFEWIPYENPVWQDYEEKWPSFIGHFGGLLDRRAVELGEKLGRCAPWLAGEINSRPKTIVHSDLRADNLLFGKPGSDERIVILDWQLAIRSMGAFDVARLTAGSEPVSERRKYHYEVVDTWFDTIVEDGVGGYTRDDAVRDYRLGLLLNLCFPVHFHVGSIGATGRVKKLVRAIVTRDFAAALDFDAGSVLP; encoded by the coding sequence ATGACTACACAGACGGGCATAAAGAACCCCCTTCACGTGAACGAGATAACGGCCGAATGGCTGACGCTGATATTGAGAGAAGGCGGCTCCATAGGGAAATCGCGCGTAACAGGTTTCAGGATACTTCCCTTGGGCGGCGTCGAGGGGTTCATGAGCAGCGTGGTGAAGGCGGTCCCGGCTTACGACGTGAAGGAAGAGGGGGCGCCCGGGTCGCTCGTTATAAAAATCGAGCCCGAATCCGAATCCTACAGGCAGGCGGGCGAAGAGCTCCACGCCTTTACGAGAGAGATAATGTTCTACAGGGACGTCGCTCCCGGCGTTTCCATGAGGCTCCCCCGCATATACGGCTCCGTTATGGAGCCTCCGGCATACGCTATAGTGATGGAGGATCTGAGCGCGTTAAGGCCCGGGGACCAGATCCGGGGAATAAGCGAGAAAGAGGCCCTCGGAATTACGGCGGATATAGGAAAGCTCCACGCCCGGTACTGGGGGAGCCCCGAGCTCGACGGGTTTGAGTGGATACCCTACGAGAACCCGGTCTGGCAGGACTACGAAGAGAAATGGCCGTCCTTCATCGGGCACTTTGGAGGGCTCCTCGACAGGCGCGCGGTCGAGCTCGGAGAAAAACTCGGAAGGTGCGCCCCGTGGCTGGCCGGCGAGATAAACTCCCGTCCGAAAACCATAGTTCACAGCGACCTCAGGGCCGACAACCTTCTATTCGGGAAGCCGGGCTCGGATGAGCGCATTGTCATACTCGACTGGCAGCTCGCGATAAGGAGCATGGGGGCCTTCGACGTGGCCAGGCTTACGGCCGGGAGCGAACCCGTTTCCGAGCGGAGAAAATATCACTACGAAGTCGTGGACACATGGTTCGACACAATCGTCGAAGACGGCGTCGGCGGCTACACGAGGGACGACGCGGTCAGGGACTACAGGCTCGGCCTTCTCCTTAACCTCTGCTTCCCGGTCCATTTCCACGTCGGGTCCATAGGCGCTACGGGACGCGTGAAGAAGCTCGTGCGGGCCATAGTCACGAGGGATTTCGCGGCTGCCCTCGACTTCGACGCGGGCTCCGTCCTGCCCTGA
- a CDS encoding nitroreductase family protein, translating to MEVFDCVRTLSSIRSYVTGDVPEEVISEVMEAGRLAPSARNQQPWEFILVTDRAVLEALERYCTSGRFVSEAAFAVVVLTDPSSKWHEIDGTRAVQNMALTAWGRGLGSCWIGMIDKKGLAQYLGIPGSLSILTVLPFGYFDEGLAGHGKNRKPPHEVFHLNRFGVKPGD from the coding sequence ATGGAAGTATTCGACTGCGTAAGAACATTGAGCTCGATAAGGAGCTACGTTACAGGCGACGTTCCCGAAGAGGTAATCAGCGAGGTAATGGAGGCGGGAAGGCTCGCGCCGAGCGCCCGTAACCAGCAGCCCTGGGAGTTTATTCTCGTTACGGACAGGGCCGTGCTCGAGGCACTCGAAAGATACTGCACGAGCGGGAGGTTCGTATCGGAGGCCGCCTTCGCCGTCGTCGTCCTGACAGACCCGTCCAGCAAATGGCACGAGATAGACGGGACCCGCGCAGTGCAGAACATGGCGCTCACAGCCTGGGGGCGGGGGCTCGGCTCGTGCTGGATAGGCATGATAGACAAAAAGGGCCTCGCGCAGTATCTCGGCATACCCGGCTCGCTCAGCATCCTGACCGTGCTTCCCTTCGGATACTTCGACGAGGGGCTCGCCGGCCACGGGAAAAATCGGAAACCTCCGCACGAGGTATTCCATCTGAACCGGTTCGGTGTGAAGCCGGGGGATTGA
- a CDS encoding PPOX class F420-dependent oxidoreductase gives MFSDKEREYLKSQRLARVATVSKRGQPDVAPVSFMLDGDRLVIPSIDMEKTLKYKNIRNGGALVAVVVDDVESARPFRPRGIKMHGAAELVEMEGPLGHGLNIVVTPRRVWSWGIDRESFENGKPLLKVRDLEAGSESVIRLGK, from the coding sequence ATGTTTTCAGATAAGGAAAGGGAATACCTGAAATCGCAGCGCCTGGCGAGGGTCGCCACCGTTTCGAAGCGCGGCCAGCCGGACGTCGCCCCCGTCTCATTCATGCTCGACGGGGACAGGCTGGTAATCCCGAGCATCGACATGGAGAAGACGCTTAAATACAAGAACATCAGGAACGGCGGCGCGCTCGTGGCCGTCGTCGTCGACGACGTGGAATCGGCGAGGCCGTTCAGGCCGCGCGGCATAAAAATGCACGGCGCGGCCGAGCTCGTCGAAATGGAAGGCCCGCTCGGGCATGGCCTTAACATAGTTGTAACGCCCCGTCGCGTGTGGAGCTGGGGCATCGACAGGGAATCCTTCGAAAACGGGAAGCCGCTGCTCAAGGTGAGAGACCTCGAGGCCGGGTCGGAATCCGTCATAAGGCTCGGAAAGTAA